GATGCGGCACTGGAGGCGGCAATCGCGATCGAATGCCAGGGTGATGGAAGGCTCATAATGGACCACCTGGGCCGAGGGAATTTCCAGAGAGCGCTCAAATGCCAGGGGAACACCCAGTGCATCGGCAACCAACTGGTTATGATTTCCCTGATACGTAAAATCAAAGCCAAACAGGAGATCGATGGCCTCGCAGTCCAGAGGGCTGAGCGACAGATGATATGGTGCTACTTCCAGAATGAGGCGATGGAACTGGAGGGCGGTCTCCACTGACTCGGGGTTCACATGTCCCGCACTGAGACGCCTGGGCTCCAGCGTCAGCCATCGGTACGAGCTCTCCACCTTATCTTCTTCCAGGACGATCTCCGATCGATCCCGGGCATAAAAGTTTTTCATCCCCGGAAAGGAGCGTTGAATTCGCTCGAAGAAATGAATGAGGGTCTCCCGATGGGATGGGAGCGTCAGCGCCGTGTTGAGGGTTAAATTGATGTAATGATCATCACAGAGATGATGATAGGTTTCCATAGCGACCGGGTGCTGTTCCTACCAAGGGTTCGTGAGCACTTCCTCAATCCCGCGCTCCCCGCAAGAGGCACCGGCTTAAAAAGCGCGAGTATAAAACCTGGCCGACAGGCTTGTCAAAGCCCCATGATCGGGGTAGTTTGCACCGATATTTTACGGGGAAAACCTCCGGGTCTTTGCCCTATCACCTGTTTATTGTAAGCTGTTTGGCCGGGTTTCCAAACTGCTAAAACAGGCCGGCCAGATGACTTTCCTATCGAGTCGAGATGCAAACTGAGTGCCAATTCATCTGCTGTAGAGGTTTCCCGGGCTGGTTCGGGTTCGCGCTGAATGGTGAACATGTGATTTGCGGCACTCTCGGCGCTGCCACGACCACCGAATTATTGGAGGATCTCTCCAGCAAAACCGCGGAGCTGTGCGTTCCGGTCAGTCCCGCCGATTGTGCCGCACTGGCGACCTTTCTGGCCGGGCTGCACGCGCGGGCGGTGCCTCGAGAATCACCCACTTGCCCCGCGCCAAGGTTATACGTTGTTAATCCCTGCCGTCGGCCCTCATGCGCAGCCGAGTTGAGCGATCTCTCTTCCAACCGATGGACACTGATCCACCAAATGACAACACTCCTTGCGGAGTACCTGGCCGGGCATCCGGTGGACTTTTCTGATGTTCCTGTGGATCTGTCGCGCTGCTCGCCTTTCACCCGCCGCGTCCTGGAGGCGTGTCGGTCGATTCCCTACGGGGAAACACGAAGCTACAAACAGCTTGCCGAGTGCGTTGGTGAACCTCGGGCCAGTCGGGCTGTCGGCCAGGCCCTTGCCCGCAATCCCGTCCCCCTTATCATTCCATGCCATCGGGTGATCTCCACGTCGGGGAAACTTTGCGGTTTTACCGCCCGCGGGGGCACAGCAATAAAAGCTCGGTTGTTGGCATGGGAGGCCCGGCACAGGCGCGACACCCAGGATCTCCGTCCTTGAACAACTGGATTCAAGGCAGGTTGGAAGGAAAAGTCTTGACGGGGTGATAAAATACCGCGAACAGGCGATGCCACCCCGGGTTGGGAAATTGCTTTGACAACCGCGCCAGAAGTCTCTCCGCGACGACGTTCGACGAGACCATCAAATCGCGCGGCGGAATCTGGCCAACTGTGCGGAAAATCTGAGTATTTTGCGACTGTCTAACGAGTTGAAAACGGTTTTGGTTTAAGCCGACGGAGTTGCCCATGAACGACATCACTCTCAGCGTGGCCCAAAAGGCACTTGAGGCCGCCATCAAGAAGGCCGAGGAGCTTGGCACGAAGATGGACATCGCCATTGTGGATGCGGGTGCCAATTTGAAGGCCTTCGTGCGGATGGACGGTGCGTGGCTCGGATCGATTGATATCGCCATCCGAAAGGCTCGAACGGCCAGATTTTTCGACATGGAAACCGGCGAGATTGGAAAACTTTCACAGCCTGGCGGTCCCCTGTACCATATTGAACACTCCAATGGCGGGTTGATTACGTTTCCGGGCGGTATCCCGATTCGCAATTCGCAGGGAGAAGTCATCGGCGGAATTGGTGTCTCGGGCAGCACCGTGGAGAATGACCACGCCGTCGCTCTGGCAGGAGTGGAAGCCATCCGCTCGCTGATCTGACGCGGAAAATGAAGCGACGCTCAGGTCAGCGCGACCGGGCGCCGGTCAGAAAACAGGCATGTGAACGGCCATCGGCCAGAACTGCCAACGCGGTTGGCGTTTGGTCACTGGCCGTCCCGATCTAGAAACTGTCAGGCTGGGGCGGGCTGCTCCGGTCTAGCCGGCAAAATGCGCACTCGTCGCCCCACTACCTGGATACGATCCTCAGCCAGGAGTTGGAGCGCCTCGATGAGGGCCTCGGTCTCCAGTTTGAGCACGCGGGCCTCAAGCTTTTCCACCGTGTCATCGGGTTCCACGGGGGTCCACTTCTGGATAATGACCGGGCCGTTGTTGTACTCCTGATCGAGAAAGAAGACCGTGCACCCGGTCACCTTGACCCCATGTTCGAGCACCGCCTCGTGAACCCGGCGGCCAAAGTACCCCTGCCCGCAAAAAGCTGGGGCTAAAGCTGGATGGGTGCCGATAACACGGTTTTGAAATTCGGGAGTGATCGTGAGGCGGATGGCAAACCCCGCCATGATGATGTACTCGGCACCCACTTCCTTGCAACGCTGATAAATCGCAGCACTGTATGCATCGGAGCTGTCATAGTCTTTTCTTTCAATGACCTCCGCCGGAATGCCCATGAATTCCGCGTACTGAAGCCCACTGGCGTTGGGAGTGCTGGCAATCACCAGGCGGACGTCGATTGGCACCCGGCCTTCATCGACGGCCTTGAGGAGATCGCGGAGTGTTCTTCCAGTACCGGAAATCAGCACAGCAACAGGCAAGATGCGGACGTCACCGGCCATACTCAGTTCCTCGTGAGGGCTCAAACATCCAAAAAAGAGTTATCCGCGGTGTCCCTTCAGCCGCTCCATTGTATCAAAAGCGGGACGGCTGATCGGGCTGCACCGGCCTTATGGCATCCAGGAGACATATTGCGGCAAGGCTTTGGTGCTACCAATGTACTTGTGTGGTCTTTCCAAAAGGGGCATGTCCTGTTTCGGTCGCAATACGGGAATAAGAACTATGGCGGGCAGGGACCGTGAAAAGCTGACTGGACAGGGAACTCGCTGTGAGTGGGTTGTTGGAGTGCCACGAAAGAAACTGGGCTATAGCTATACTGGTGGAGCGAAACCCATTTTGTCATGCTGGTTGTACCGGGAGTGAGAAAAATTTGCCTGCAGGTTGACACCGCGGAAAGGTTGAGCGTTGCCATCGCGGACGCAAGGCCAAAACGAGGATAGAAATGAGGTTTTTGTCCGGCTTCTGGCGGGGATTCAGCGCAGGTTATTCCTTTATGTGATGGTACTTGTGGCTGACCCCCAGGAGGCCGAGGAGATCGTCCAGGACGTCAGCGTCGTTTTGTGGCAGCGATTCGAGGATTTCCGTCCGGAAGAAGATTTTTTCCGGTGGGCGTGTGGGATTGCCCGCCATGAAGTCCTGAAGCACCGGCAGCGCTCGGCCCGAGCGGCAAGGCCTTTTTCGCCGGAGTTTTTGGAGCAGATTGCCAACCACGCGGTCAGTGTGGTGGAGACCGCCGACGAAAGGCGTGAAGCCCTGCGGGAGTGCCTGCACGAACTTCAACCGCATCATCGCGAATTGTTGAACCAGAGGTACTTTCAGCAGATGAGTACCGAGCAGATCGCTCAACTCCGTGGGAAGTCGGTCGAGGCGATTCGCCGCATGCTGCATCGCATTCGCATGGCCGTGTTGAAATGTATCCAGCAGAAACTACGCACGGCGGAAGAAGCCGCATGAGAAGAGCGTGATGAGGTTCGGAACCGACCAGAAATGCCCATGAACTCCGAAGAACGCGCCGCCCTCTGCCAGCTCGTGGATGCCCTCGTCGAAGGGCGGGGTACGGAGGAAGACGTCCGCCGCCTCGAGGAACTGGTGCGCACTCCCGAGGGCAGAGAGCTCTACATCGAGTACGTGCTGCTCCTCGGGGAACTCCACTGGGGCACAGGCGGGCTGCTCGATGTCCCCGATCCGCGGATGCGCGCCGAGTTTTCTGCGATCACCGCCGACGCCTGCGAAAAAGAATGTTCCGCCGATCGGGTAAAAGTAACCCGACGGCTGCTTGCGTGGGGGCTTGTCGGGATGGCCACCGCCCTGAGCCTTTGTGTCGTTCTGCTCTGGCGCTGGCATGCCTTCCGCCAGCCGGAAACGACTCCCCAACAGGGCTCGCAGGTCGCCACCTGCGTGGGCATCTTCGAAGCAGATTTTGAGACCCCCGGTTACACGGTGGGCAGTCCGCTCAAGTCCGGCGATGTTGTCCGCCTCCGGTCGGGCCTGGCAGCTTGGCGAGATCGCCATGGCACGACCTGGACTCTCGAAGGGCCTGCCACCCTCCAGATTGACGAAGCACAAGGCGTAACCCTCGGTGCTGGAAGAATAGTGGTCCAGCTCGCGCCGGGCTGTCATGATTTTCTGGTGAAAACACCCCATGCCAGAGTTGTGGATCGCGGCACGAGCTTCGCCGTGGAAGTAACATCGAAGGCGACCTGCGTTCACGTGCTGGCGGGGAAGGTGGCCTTGCAACTCCCCCGGCCGGATGGCGAAGCTGGTCGGGAGATCCGAAAAGGAGAGGCGGCGAGGGTCGGGCCTGACGGCCGAGTGGTCACCATTCCCTGGCGCGGCGACCGTTTTTGGACACAGATTCCGAAGAAGGGGTCTGTGACCGCCTGGCGTTATCTGGCCCTGCACGATCCACACATCTGGCTATTGGCCGACTTTGAGCAGGAAACCGCTGCCCTGTACGACCGCACCAGTGGGCGCACTTGTGCCGTTTTACCCGTCAGGATGCGTGGTACGTTTTCGGACGTCTCCGCGCAATGGGCAGTCGGATATGGGGGGCAATCGCAGGCCGCGCGAGCCATGAGGGCCACTCGGGATGGTAATTCCGGTGGGCTGGGATGGCAGAGCGAGGAGCCGGTCATTTTTCCGACTCGTTTCACCGCGGAGATCATTTTCCGGTTTGATGGCTGGCCAGATGAATCGCCAGAGGCCGTAGGAAGTCTCCTCGCCACACGCCAGGACGCAGACCGGTGCGGGTTTCTGCTTGCGGCGGTGCCATCGGAAACCGGGCACCCAAGCGAGGCCACTTTAGTGCACCTGCTTTCGGCTACCGAAAACTGGGCCCAGACCCGCGGCCGCCTGATTGCGGGGCACTGGTATTTGGGCGCTGTAATCGTTCGCATAGATCGAGATCAAAATAAATCGCACATCAGCACCTACCTTCAGGATTTGACAGCTCACGGCAAACTGGAAAAAGTTTTCGACGGATGGGTATCCGGCACCGTGCCGTCCGGGCCGCTGGGAATTGGCAAGGGGTTTGATGCCCGGCTGGCCCACGCGTACCCATTTCCCGGCGCGATTGATGAAGTCTGTTTCTACAATGAAGAAATGAAGGAGGAATCAATCCAACGTCGTGCGGACTTCCTTATTTCCCATGCAACACCTGCGGGAGCGATCCCGCTGCCCAACCAAACGCCGGAGGAATGAAGCGCCGAGGATTGCTCACATGGAGGAAATACACCACTTGGACAAACCGAGGCTGAAAAGCGGGTTGTCCAGTGGACAATCGGGGTCGGAACAGAGAGTCGTTGTGTCGTAGCGTTAGTGACAACACGCGAGGTGCCATTATGAACCGCCGATTGCGAACACATTCCCGCCGGGAGTTTCTCCAGGTGACCGGTCTGAGCTGGGTTATCGGGCAGGCGGGCGGAGTGGCCGTGCCAGCCCTCGTGTTCGGAGAAGAGAATTCAGGCCCGATCGACTGCGGTCCACCCCCCAAAGCGGCACCGCAACACCGCACCGGGGGTGAATCATTCCCGCCGCTCCCGCTCCCCGTCACACCTTTGCGGCGGACTGAGAAAAAACGGCCGCCAAGTCCGCCCGCTCTGATCGGAAAAATGGCCCTTGGAAGTGTCCGATGGATCACCCGAGATGGCAAGCGGGTGATGTACCGAGACTGGATGACAGACCCCGCTGACGTCAATACGCTCCTTGAATGGACGAATGAAAAACTGGGAATTCATTATCGCGCGGTCGAAACAGACTTCGCCCATTTCTCTTTCGACCCTCGCGAGCTGCCCGCGCTCTTATTCGCCGGTCACAACAGCTTCCAGTTGACGGACGATGTCCGCGCAAAGCTCGCCCGATATGTCATGGATGGCGGGACCATCATTGGCGACGCGTGTTGCGGGTGGAACGATTTCGCGGAATCGTTCCGTCGTGAGATGGAGCTGATCTTCCCCGGCCGGCCTTTGCGGAAAATGCTTCCCGAAGAGCCGGTGTTTTCTTCCTATTACAAACTGGGCAACTTCACCTACCAGAAGGCGGATGGCTCTCGGTACGACGACGCTCCGTGCCTGGAGTCGATTGACTTCGGCTGCCGTTCTGGGGTTATCTTTTCGCCGGCCGATATGACATGCGGCTGGGACGGTCACGACCATCCTCGCGGCCTGCGACTCGTCATCGACCTGGCACGGCAGGTAGGGGCCAATTTGATCACCTACATCTTGGGAAGTTACCAACTGGCACGATTCCTGAGCACCACCAAGGTGTACTACGAAGCCGAGGCCCCGACACGGGACGATTTCGTCTTCGCGCAGATCATGCACGAGGGCGACTGGGATCCCGACCCGTCGGCCGTCCACAACCTGCTCAAGTACGCTCGCGACAATTCCACCCTGGAGGTCAAATTCAAGCGGCAGAACATCCGCCTTACCGATCCTCAGGCAGCCAATTATCCGCTTCTTTACATGACAGGACACCGGGAATTCGTCTGGAACAACGACGAAGTCGCTTTTCTCCAACGGTATTTGAAGGCTGGAGGCCTGCTTTTGGCCGACGCCTGCTGCGGACGGATGTCGTTCGATATGGGATTTCGGCGGGAAATTGCGAAAGTCTTCCCGGACGCCAAGCTCGAAAAAATCCCTCTCGATCACCCAATTTATCACAACCTGTTCGACATCCAGGAGGTGGAATACACACCGCGCGTTCGGGAGGACTTCGGCAATATCAATACGCCGGAGTTGGAAGGCATCAGCATCGATGGCCGACTGGCCGTCATTTACAGCCGATTTGACCTGGGGAATGGTTGGGAACAATTCCCCCACCCGTATTCCTATGGCCTCAAAGACGATTCAGCGCTAAAAATTGGCACGAACGTGATTGTGTACGCCATCACGCACTGATGCGCTGGGCGTGACGGCGGACCACTGAATAGGCATTCTAGCCGGGGACGGCCAGGTTCACGGTCGAAGAATCACTTTGAGCAGGGGCTGTTTTCTCTGGTAGAGCTGGTCGAACCAGTAAGGGCCCTCTTCCAGGGGCGCGACTGCACTGATGAGGGGGTCCACTGTTACAACTCCCCGGGCCAATAAATCCAGGCAACGGGGATAATCTCCCTGTGATGCACAGGATCCCAGCAGCGTCAGTTCGCGGGTAACCACTGCTTGTAGGAGAAGTGTAGTCTGAGGGGCCAGATTGCCAACAAGAACCACCCGGCCGCCTTTTTCCACATTTTCCACTGCTGATCGGACGGTCTCGTCGATGCCCACCGCGTCGAAAACGAGCGTGATCCTTTTGCCTCCCGTCCCTTTGGAGAGTTCTTCCCGCCAGGATTCATGCGGGGAAAAAACGGCAGTGGCTCCCGCCCGACGCACAAGCTCCTGGCGAAACGGATCCGGTTCCAGGACCACAATGTCACTGGCTCCGGCAACCTTGACCAGTTGTACGATCAGCGAACCGATCATTCCGCCACCAATCACGAGGACCGTCTCGCCAAGCCGAAGATCCCCGCGATCCACAGCGTGCAGGGCCACGGAAAGCGGTTCGATCAAGGCGGCCTGTTCGAAAGAAACACTGTCTGGGAGACGATAGGCGATGTGTTCCGGAACGACCACATATTCGGCGAACGCCCCGTCCCGTCGGTACTCAGCACAAGACACTCCCAGAACACGGCGGTTGTCGCAGAGATTAACCCGCCCCTGTCGGCAAAACTCACAGCGACCGCAATAAATTGTGGAGTCGAAAGTCACCCGATCACCTGGGCGAAATTGCGTCACACCCTCACCGGTCTTTGCCACAACCCCCGAGGCTTCGTGACCCATGATGATCGGCGGTCGCCTGCGTCCCGTGCTGCCGTCGAACCCGTGGACATCGCTCCCACAAATGCCACAGGCCTTAACTCTCACGAGAATCTCTCCCGCCCCAGGTTCAGGCACTGGAACATCCTGGATTTCCAATTGCTTGTAAGCGGTTAGCACGAGCGCTTTCACTTGGAGGCTTCCTTCAGGTCAAGGACTTGATTGCTGCAATACCTCGGTTCTTCAACCGCTTTTGTTTTTTAGACCCCCAAAGCCGCAGGCTGTTCCCGTCGGCGATCTTGGGTCCGAAACTTGATGCTGAGGAATCCGATTCACTGTGTCAAGCGGCGGCAAGGCTGGGTCATCCCCACATTTCTGCTGCTAAAAAGCGGCACTGACCTGGAGAACGTCTTGGGCGGCGTCGGGCACGACAAGCGTGCCCCTCCGGAATTTCGGAGGCACCTTCGGGAGGGACCTGCCTGTCAGGTCCGTTTTTGCCATTCGGAGGCGCGTGCTTTTCACGTCTTTATAACACGAGGAGTCCATATTCGGAGGGACCTGCTCGTCAGGTCCGCCGTGCAACGTTCGATGATCCATCCCTATCATCGGGCACGACAAGCGTGCCCCTCCGTGTGCGACGGATGCCGTGGAAGGCGTCCCTCCAATAGATGCCACTTGCACTCCGACCAATCGCGCTACCAAAGTCCGAATCCTGAGAAGCGCTCGAATGTCCATAACCACTGGCGGGCCCGGTTCTACCCGTGCCACGCGCTGGTAGGGGCAATTCATGAATTACCCCTATCGAGATCTGATCCACTCCCACGTCTCAGCCACTTGCAGAAACCCGCGGCTCTGCTGTTCCGACTTCTGCAAGCAAGTGGTATTTCCCGTCCCGCCTCATGTCCTCTTATCCGCGGGATGCGGACACATCGCGAAGGGCTTCTTCCAGCCACGCCCGTGCTGGTACCATGATCGCAGCGCAAGTTAAAATGAAGAGGGGAGCTTACGGCCAGAGATCGCCATTCAGGTCGCGTATGGCGAGCCTGTGGGCGGGAGAGTGTTCGGGTCGGTACCTCGGCGGGTAAGGTCGTAAGCTTGTGCGCATCATCCGGAGCAGAGATTTCTGAGGCGAGAGGTCAAGCATGACCGACAAGTTGCCTTTGCCCGATGAACAGCAGCCACCGCAAGGATCACCACCGGCGGGGCAGGGTTCTGGAACACCACCGCCACTGCCTGCGGAGAGTACCCCCTCGGCGGGAAACGTTCGTGAAGGAACAAAGAATATCTCAGCAGGGAAGGTGGTTCGTCCTTCCCAGGGGAACGCCGTCCGACCGCGAAGTGAGCCCACCCAGAAAGGCACCACTCAGGGATCCGCCACAGCAGTTGCGGCGGCTGCAAGAGGCGCTCAGGCTGAGAGTAGTGAGGAAGAGAAAAAAGGGCGGAGCCTGCTGTGGGAGATCCTCCACTGGATGCCGAGTTGGTTCGTGAGCATGGTCGTGCATGCTGTGGCCTTGCTGGTCATGGCCATGATCACGATCCCCGGCCCTCGTGAAACCACCGCCCAAACGCTGGTGGTTGCTCCCGGTCAGAACGAACAACTGGAAGAGGTGGAAGAGCTTCTCGATGAGCCTCCGCAGGACATCAACCTGGCCACCGATCTGTCCCCGGTGGAAGTAGCCAGTAACGTGGACAGTTCCCAGGACGTCTCACCGTTCAACGATGAAACGGCAGCCATGGCCTCAGTGGAGCTCAGCCCCATCGGCGTGGAACATGCCCCGCAAACGGACCTGCTGTCCAACCTGGGTGCCTTGAGCGGCGACGCCTTTTCAGGTCGTGGGGCTGGCAAGGAACGCCTCGCACGGTTGGGTGGTGCTACCGAGGGCAGCGAGCGCGCTGTCGCTCTGGCCCTCCAGTGGCTGGCCAATCATCAACTCCCGGATGGTGGCTGGAGCTTTGACCACACCAAAGCTGGCGGGTGCAATGGCCAGTGCCGTAACCCGGGCAATCTTCCGGAAGCCAGAGCGGCGGCCACCGCCCTTGCCCTTCTGCCATTCCTCGGTTCTGGACAAACCCACCGAGAAGGAAAATACGCCAAAAACGTGCGCGCGGGGCTTTACTTCCTGATCACCAACCGAATGAAAATTTCCCCCGAGGGTGGCAGTTTCCTGGAAAACGGCGGCAACATGTACTCCCAGGGGCTAGCTTCCATCGTGTTGTGCGAGGCCTATGGAATGACCCATGATAAGGTCCTGGCGGCTCCCGCCCAGCAGGCGCTCAATTTCATTTGTAACGCACAAGACCCCGTGGGAGGTGGCTGGCGGTATCAACCTCGGCAAAAAGGGGACACATCGGTTGTCGGCTGGCAGTTGATGGCTCTCAAAAGCGGCGCCATGGCGTATCTGCAGGTCCCCAAGGTGACCATTCAGAAGGCCCAGGTCTTTCTCGATTCGGTGCAATCCGATGGCGGAGCCGCTTACGGATATCTGGATCCAGGGGAAGGTCCCGCCACCACGGCCATCGGTCTTTTGTGCCGGATGTATCTCGGCTGGGACAAGGACAATCCCGCGCTGGTCAAGGGAATTCAACGACTGAGCAAATGGGGACCATCCACCAGCAAGAGCGGGCCGAGCCGAAACAACTTTTATTACAACTATTATGCGACTCAGGTTATGCGTCACTGGGAGGGAGAAGAGTGGAAGCAATGGAACGCCGTGATGCGCGATTACCTTGTGCAAACGCAGGCTCAAAAGGGTCATGAAGCGGGAAGCTGGTTTTTTGAGGACAGCAGCGATCACGGAAAAGAACGGGGTGGGCGTCTTTACTTCACGGCAATGGCCACGATGATCCTCGAGGTGTATTACCGCTACATGCCCCTCTATCGCAAGCAGACGACGGCCGAGGCATTCCCGCTTGACTGAGGTCGAATCCGTGTGGTCGTCAAGCCCGGAACAGGCACGACAGGTGTGCGTGGCTGGAGTCTTGTTTCTCGCCGAGGTTGCCTAATGGGAAGGCACCAGGCGCAATTCGGCGGGCAGGGGAAAGTGGACGTGCTCTTCCCGCAAAAAGACCTCTTCCACGGTGGCCCCGAATTTCTCCTGTAATAGTCGGATGCACTCCTGAACGAGATGTTCGGGGGCGCTGGCACCCGCTGTGAGTCCCACCGTTTCTTTTCCTGCAAACCAAGCCAGATCAATCTCCTGCGGACCATCAACAAGATAGGCGGGAATCCCAGTGGAGGCAGCAATTTCTGCCAAGCGACGGCTGTTGGAACTGTTCTGGCTGCCGACTACGAGAAAAACATCACATTGAGGGGCGATGGCGAGAACCGCTTCCTGCCGGTTCTGAGTCGCATAGCAGATGTCGTCCTTGGCCGGTCCCACGAGTTTGGGAAATCGTTCCCGCAGCCGAGCCACAATCTGCGCTGCGTCCAGAATGGAAAGGGTCGTTTGGGTTGTATAGGCAACTTTGTCGGGATCCGGCACTTCCACGGTCTCGGCCTCCGCCACTGATTGAATGAGGCGAATGGCGTGGGGGGCCTCACCCAGGGTACCGATCACTTCGTCATGGCCGGCATGCCCAATCAAAAAAATGGTGTAGCCCTGGTCCGCAAACCGCCGGACTTCCCGATGGACCTTTGTCACCAGTGGACACGTCGCGTCGATCGTCCGGAGTTGCCGCTGCCTGGCCTTTTCCCGCACCTCGGGCGACACCCCGT
This is a stretch of genomic DNA from Thermogutta terrifontis. It encodes these proteins:
- a CDS encoding methylated-DNA--[protein]-cysteine S-methyltransferase; the protein is MTTLLAEYLAGHPVDFSDVPVDLSRCSPFTRRVLEACRSIPYGETRSYKQLAECVGEPRASRAVGQALARNPVPLIIPCHRVISTSGKLCGFTARGGTAIKARLLAWEARHRRDTQDLRP
- a CDS encoding GlcG/HbpS family heme-binding protein, whose product is MNDITLSVAQKALEAAIKKAEELGTKMDIAIVDAGANLKAFVRMDGAWLGSIDIAIRKARTARFFDMETGEIGKLSQPGGPLYHIEHSNGGLITFPGGIPIRNSQGEVIGGIGVSGSTVENDHAVALAGVEAIRSLI
- the purN gene encoding phosphoribosylglycinamide formyltransferase, whose translation is MAGDVRILPVAVLISGTGRTLRDLLKAVDEGRVPIDVRLVIASTPNASGLQYAEFMGIPAEVIERKDYDSSDAYSAAIYQRCKEVGAEYIIMAGFAIRLTITPEFQNRVIGTHPALAPAFCGQGYFGRRVHEAVLEHGVKVTGCTVFFLDQEYNNGPVIIQKWTPVEPDDTVEKLEARVLKLETEALIEALQLLAEDRIQVVGRRVRILPARPEQPAPA
- a CDS encoding sigma-70 family RNA polymerase sigma factor, encoding MPSRTQGQNEDRNEVFVRLLAGIQRRLFLYVMVLVADPQEAEEIVQDVSVVLWQRFEDFRPEEDFFRWACGIARHEVLKHRQRSARAARPFSPEFLEQIANHAVSVVETADERREALRECLHELQPHHRELLNQRYFQQMSTEQIAQLRGKSVEAIRRMLHRIRMAVLKCIQQKLRTAEEAA
- a CDS encoding FecR domain-containing protein, with the translated sequence MNSEERAALCQLVDALVEGRGTEEDVRRLEELVRTPEGRELYIEYVLLLGELHWGTGGLLDVPDPRMRAEFSAITADACEKECSADRVKVTRRLLAWGLVGMATALSLCVVLLWRWHAFRQPETTPQQGSQVATCVGIFEADFETPGYTVGSPLKSGDVVRLRSGLAAWRDRHGTTWTLEGPATLQIDEAQGVTLGAGRIVVQLAPGCHDFLVKTPHARVVDRGTSFAVEVTSKATCVHVLAGKVALQLPRPDGEAGREIRKGEAARVGPDGRVVTIPWRGDRFWTQIPKKGSVTAWRYLALHDPHIWLLADFEQETAALYDRTSGRTCAVLPVRMRGTFSDVSAQWAVGYGGQSQAARAMRATRDGNSGGLGWQSEEPVIFPTRFTAEIIFRFDGWPDESPEAVGSLLATRQDADRCGFLLAAVPSETGHPSEATLVHLLSATENWAQTRGRLIAGHWYLGAVIVRIDRDQNKSHISTYLQDLTAHGKLEKVFDGWVSGTVPSGPLGIGKGFDARLAHAYPFPGAIDEVCFYNEEMKEESIQRRADFLISHATPAGAIPLPNQTPEE
- a CDS encoding DUF4159 domain-containing protein, whose protein sequence is MNRRLRTHSRREFLQVTGLSWVIGQAGGVAVPALVFGEENSGPIDCGPPPKAAPQHRTGGESFPPLPLPVTPLRRTEKKRPPSPPALIGKMALGSVRWITRDGKRVMYRDWMTDPADVNTLLEWTNEKLGIHYRAVETDFAHFSFDPRELPALLFAGHNSFQLTDDVRAKLARYVMDGGTIIGDACCGWNDFAESFRREMELIFPGRPLRKMLPEEPVFSSYYKLGNFTYQKADGSRYDDAPCLESIDFGCRSGVIFSPADMTCGWDGHDHPRGLRLVIDLARQVGANLITYILGSYQLARFLSTTKVYYEAEAPTRDDFVFAQIMHEGDWDPDPSAVHNLLKYARDNSTLEVKFKRQNIRLTDPQAANYPLLYMTGHREFVWNNDEVAFLQRYLKAGGLLLADACCGRMSFDMGFRREIAKVFPDAKLEKIPLDHPIYHNLFDIQEVEYTPRVREDFGNINTPELEGISIDGRLAVIYSRFDLGNGWEQFPHPYSYGLKDDSALKIGTNVIVYAITH
- a CDS encoding zinc-dependent alcohol dehydrogenase, encoding MKALVLTAYKQLEIQDVPVPEPGAGEILVRVKACGICGSDVHGFDGSTGRRRPPIIMGHEASGVVAKTGEGVTQFRPGDRVTFDSTIYCGRCEFCRQGRVNLCDNRRVLGVSCAEYRRDGAFAEYVVVPEHIAYRLPDSVSFEQAALIEPLSVALHAVDRGDLRLGETVLVIGGGMIGSLIVQLVKVAGASDIVVLEPDPFRQELVRRAGATAVFSPHESWREELSKGTGGKRITLVFDAVGIDETVRSAVENVEKGGRVVLVGNLAPQTTLLLQAVVTRELTLLGSCASQGDYPRCLDLLARGVVTVDPLISAVAPLEEGPYWFDQLYQRKQPLLKVILRP
- a CDS encoding prenyltransferase/squalene oxidase repeat-containing protein, producing the protein MTDKLPLPDEQQPPQGSPPAGQGSGTPPPLPAESTPSAGNVREGTKNISAGKVVRPSQGNAVRPRSEPTQKGTTQGSATAVAAAARGAQAESSEEEKKGRSLLWEILHWMPSWFVSMVVHAVALLVMAMITIPGPRETTAQTLVVAPGQNEQLEEVEELLDEPPQDINLATDLSPVEVASNVDSSQDVSPFNDETAAMASVELSPIGVEHAPQTDLLSNLGALSGDAFSGRGAGKERLARLGGATEGSERAVALALQWLANHQLPDGGWSFDHTKAGGCNGQCRNPGNLPEARAAATALALLPFLGSGQTHREGKYAKNVRAGLYFLITNRMKISPEGGSFLENGGNMYSQGLASIVLCEAYGMTHDKVLAAPAQQALNFICNAQDPVGGGWRYQPRQKGDTSVVGWQLMALKSGAMAYLQVPKVTIQKAQVFLDSVQSDGGAAYGYLDPGEGPATTAIGLLCRMYLGWDKDNPALVKGIQRLSKWGPSTSKSGPSRNNFYYNYYATQVMRHWEGEEWKQWNAVMRDYLVQTQAQKGHEAGSWFFEDSSDHGKERGGRLYFTAMATMILEVYYRYMPLYRKQTTAEAFPLD
- the ispH gene encoding 4-hydroxy-3-methylbut-2-enyl diphosphate reductase; the protein is MRILLAFPRGFCAGVNMAIETVETALQWFGTPLYVFHEIVHNQHVVQTFSNRGVIFVNDIDEVPPGSVLVFSAHGVSPEVREKARQRQLRTIDATCPLVTKVHREVRRFADQGYTIFLIGHAGHDEVIGTLGEAPHAIRLIQSVAEAETVEVPDPDKVAYTTQTTLSILDAAQIVARLRERFPKLVGPAKDDICYATQNRQEAVLAIAPQCDVFLVVGSQNSSNSRRLAEIAASTGIPAYLVDGPQEIDLAWFAGKETVGLTAGASAPEHLVQECIRLLQEKFGATVEEVFLREEHVHFPLPAELRLVPSH